The following proteins are co-located in the Arctopsyche grandis isolate Sample6627 chromosome 3, ASM5162203v2, whole genome shotgun sequence genome:
- the LOC143909128 gene encoding transcription factor MafAa-like, translating into MQVPAPRNEEGGEERRVDDHLAAEYVQQFVLDHLEDNVKREPQRLPSWHEDDARMARAAGWPDPRRVIQCPSPCESGYFEAQQPELVAIGPNIEPPASPPETPPCSRSPGYRAPGLMDDMMWLPQAMRQEPQPLDLRPMHMLPDEWERRDYIQPESTTHLMRPLSACSGGSVMSPRMQIISSGYSTSSDDLLNDDMLMSLSVRELNKRLHGCPREEVVRLKQKRRTLKNRGYAQNCRSKRLQQRQDLELTNRSLHETLARMKMELSRVAQERDMLKQRLLGSRNLPEGAPADYYL; encoded by the coding sequence ATGCAAGTACCAGCGCCGCGCAACGAAGAAGGCGGCGAAGAGCGGCGCGTTGACGACCACCTGGCCGCCGAATACGTGCAACAATTCGTCCTGGATCACCTCGAAGACAACGTGAAACGAGAGCCTCAGCGCCTGCCCTCCTGGCACGAGGATGACGCCCGGATGGCTCGAGCTGCCGGATGGCCCGACCCGCGCCGCGTCATTCAATGCCCCTCACCTTGCGAATCCGGATACTTCGAAGCACAACAGCCCGAGCTGGTGGCCATCGGGCCCAACATAGAACCGCCAGCCTCTCCTCCAGAAACCCCTCCTTGCAGCCGCAGTCCCGGATACCGAGCTCCGGGCCTCATGGACGACATGATGTGGCTTCCTCAAGCCATGCGCCAAGAGCCGCAACCTCTGGACCTGAGGCCGATGCACATGCTCCCCGACGAGTGGGAGAGGCGCGATTACATCCAACCGGAATCCACCACCCACTTGATGAGACCGTTGAGCGCTTGTTCCGGCGGAAGTGTCATGTCTCCTCGCATGCAAATAATATCCAGCGGATATTCCACGAGCAGTGACGATCTGCTCAACGACGATATGCTCATGTCGCTGTCTGTGCGCGAGCTCAACAAGCGCTTGCACGGTTGTCCTCGGGAGGAAGTCGTCCGATTGAAGCAGAAGAGGCGCACTTTAAAGAATCGAGGATACGCTCAGAACTGTCGCAGTAAACGTTTACAACAGAGGCAGGATTTGGAGTTGACGAATCGCTCCCTGCACGAGACTTTGGCGCGTATGAAGATGGAGCTGTCGCGCGTGGCTCAGGAGCGCGATATGCTGAAGCAGAGGCTGTTGGGATCCAGGAACTTGCCTGAAGGTGCCCCTGCAGATTATTATCTGTGA